In the Candidatus Poribacteria bacterium genome, one interval contains:
- a CDS encoding AAA family ATPase codes for MLEEKNYGITKIAVKGFKSIAEECEIDIRPLTILAGANSSGKSSIMQPLLMLKQTLEAPYDPGPLLIDGPNVQFTEAAQFLSTLPNKKGKDRFQVRIETHKSDVFNAVRTTFKKGKNGIEIIEMTKENSGPDRTLSSKYLTLYPEMLPEEIKLLGNQDPAFKKFDIVKRSRCFLYLGSQYSSGFYEVTYGFGAYIFNTIHLPGLRGNPERIYKLTSTGPQYPGTFQHYAASIIHEWQETKDKRLKRLTDALHTLGLTRQVGTKKIGDVGIELQVGRLLHDSTNETDMVNITDVGLGVSQVLPVLVALIVAEPGQLVYLEQPELHLHPRAQVALAQMLADAAKRGVRVVAETHSSLLLLAIQTLVAEGDLPSELVKLHWFTRREDGVTEVASADLDEAGAYGEWPEDFDDVDLKAQSRYIKAAQSRFVEGT; via the coding sequence ATGTTGGAAGAAAAGAACTATGGCATTACCAAGATAGCTGTAAAAGGCTTCAAGTCAATAGCGGAGGAATGTGAGATTGACATCCGCCCACTGACAATCCTTGCCGGTGCAAACAGTTCAGGGAAATCCAGCATCATGCAGCCGCTCCTGATGCTGAAACAGACGCTGGAGGCACCCTACGATCCAGGACCGCTGTTGATTGATGGACCAAACGTTCAATTTACTGAGGCAGCACAATTTCTGTCCACATTACCCAACAAAAAAGGGAAAGACCGCTTTCAGGTTCGGATTGAGACTCATAAGTCTGATGTTTTTAACGCAGTGCGGACAACTTTCAAAAAGGGAAAGAATGGGATTGAAATTATCGAAATGACTAAAGAAAATTCAGGACCTGATCGAACATTATCTTCCAAGTACCTTACATTGTATCCAGAGATGTTGCCTGAAGAAATCAAGTTACTGGGTAATCAAGATCCGGCATTCAAGAAATTTGATATAGTGAAGCGTTCGCGCTGTTTTTTGTATTTGGGATCTCAATATAGTAGTGGTTTCTATGAAGTCACTTATGGTTTTGGAGCATATATTTTCAATACTATTCACCTCCCCGGATTACGCGGCAATCCAGAACGCATTTACAAACTTACCAGCACCGGTCCCCAGTATCCCGGCACATTTCAGCACTACGCTGCGAGCATCATTCACGAATGGCAAGAGACGAAAGACAAACGTCTGAAAAGGCTAACCGATGCCCTTCATACACTTGGGTTGACAAGACAAGTTGGCACGAAAAAAATCGGTGATGTCGGTATTGAACTTCAAGTTGGTCGTCTCCTACACGACAGTACCAACGAGACGGATATGGTCAACATCACCGATGTAGGACTTGGTGTGTCTCAAGTCTTGCCTGTTTTGGTGGCATTGATTGTAGCGGAACCTGGACAGTTGGTTTATCTCGAACAACCAGAGCTACATCTCCACCCCCGCGCACAAGTTGCATTAGCACAAATGCTGGCAGACGCGGCGAAACGCGGTGTGCGCGTCGTTGCCGAGACGCACAGTTCACTGCTGCTTTTGGCAATTCAAACGCTTGTTGCCGAAGGGGACCTCCCATCGGAGTTAGTGAAGCTGCACTGGTTCACACGCCGAGAAGATGGCGTAACTGAAGTTGCCAGTGCTGACTTAGACGAGGCGGGAGCTTATGGAGAGTGGCCAGAAGATTTTGATGATGTAGACCTCAAAGCACAAAGTCGTTATATAAAAGCAGCGCAGTCGCGTTTTGTTGAAGGGACATAG
- a CDS encoding D-glycerate dehydrogenase gives MSRFKVFITRPIPEEIRAKIEAECEVDMWHTSAILPPIAERIPPLDGLLTYGHELVTPEMIATAPNLKAISVMGVGYDHVHVGACEERGIAVGHTPGVLSDTTADMTMALLLAAARNIVPAYNHVQVSKEWKYYDPNILWGTDVHHATLGIVGMGRIGHAVAKRARAFDMRVLYYKRERREDWEQELGVEYVTLENLLETSDFVTLHVPLTEETTHLIGEAELALMKETAILVNIARGPVVDHYALHDALKDGQIAGAAVDVTEPEPINTDHPLLDLDNVIIAPHLGSATVQTRMKMATMAMENLLAGLKEEQLPYAAFQPNLPQ, from the coding sequence TTGTCACGATTTAAAGTTTTTATCACACGTCCTATCCCTGAAGAAATTCGTGCGAAGATTGAAGCGGAATGCGAAGTAGATATGTGGCATACGAGTGCTATTCTGCCACCTATTGCCGAAAGGATCCCCCCTCTTGATGGATTGCTAACTTATGGACATGAACTGGTCACTCCAGAAATGATCGCTACCGCACCCAATCTCAAAGCGATCTCTGTTATGGGAGTCGGTTATGACCACGTCCACGTTGGAGCCTGTGAAGAACGGGGAATCGCGGTGGGACATACGCCCGGTGTCCTCAGTGATACCACCGCCGACATGACCATGGCACTCCTGCTCGCCGCTGCACGAAATATCGTTCCCGCCTACAACCATGTCCAAGTTTCTAAAGAGTGGAAGTACTACGACCCAAACATCCTATGGGGTACTGATGTGCATCACGCGACATTGGGGATTGTCGGTATGGGACGAATTGGACATGCAGTTGCGAAACGCGCAAGAGCCTTTGATATGCGCGTCCTCTATTACAAACGTGAACGTAGAGAGGACTGGGAACAGGAACTCGGTGTAGAGTATGTAACGCTTGAAAATCTTCTGGAAACCTCTGATTTTGTGACGCTCCACGTGCCGCTAACCGAGGAAACAACACACCTCATTGGCGAAGCGGAACTTGCTTTGATGAAAGAGACAGCCATCTTAGTCAACATCGCGAGAGGTCCCGTCGTTGACCACTACGCTTTACACGATGCCCTCAAAGATGGACAAATTGCCGGTGCAGCTGTCGATGTAACCGAACCCGAACCTATTAATACCGACCACCCGCTCCTCGACTTAGACAATGTGATCATCGCACCACATCTCGGCAGTGCTACCGTTCAAACACGAATGAAAATGGCAACAATGGCGATGGAGAATTTGCTCGCTGGTTTGAAGGAAGAACAGTTACCTTATGCGGCCTTTCAGCCGAACCTTCCTCAGTAG
- a CDS encoding phytanoyl-CoA dioxygenase family protein has translation MEEYLEIQKPELGYTYEFEMDQLSQMSECLEAHGFAIVKDVLPPELVDGLKQAVFDGTDPKRELAHGQSSTRHAWVESGAGAWQLLECEPFMKIHRHLIGTDEMTVHRSAAIIRMPGSQPVAWHTDWCGFSTDTPKNSGDVLNRGLWPSGKWFYLTGSRPEHGGLCVIEDSHVEGWEGPEGFNLTADKRSFYKEGGEEKAYIGFDIPGLVPLFTNPGDMIVFAHRTYHGAFPNQIDEIRLSCAIGFRRRDHSIDIPWEIPDEGRQFLADLPPHLHQYTHGYTSIDVGWRG, from the coding sequence ATGGAAGAATATTTAGAGATTCAGAAACCGGAACTTGGTTATACTTACGAATTTGAGATGGATCAACTTTCTCAGATGTCCGAATGCTTGGAGGCGCACGGTTTCGCGATTGTCAAAGATGTCCTCCCTCCTGAGTTAGTTGACGGTTTAAAACAAGCGGTTTTCGATGGCACGGATCCGAAAAGAGAATTGGCACATGGGCAAAGTAGTACCCGACACGCTTGGGTTGAATCCGGAGCGGGGGCGTGGCAACTCTTAGAATGCGAACCCTTTATGAAGATTCACCGTCATCTGATTGGTACAGACGAAATGACTGTCCACCGATCTGCTGCTATTATTCGGATGCCAGGCTCACAACCCGTCGCATGGCATACCGATTGGTGCGGGTTTTCGACAGATACACCGAAAAATTCGGGGGATGTGCTGAACCGAGGACTGTGGCCCTCAGGCAAATGGTTCTATTTGACCGGCTCGCGCCCGGAGCACGGTGGTCTGTGCGTGATTGAGGATTCTCATGTGGAAGGTTGGGAGGGCCCTGAAGGTTTCAACCTAACAGCAGATAAACGTTCCTTCTATAAGGAAGGTGGAGAGGAGAAGGCATACATAGGATTCGATATTCCGGGGTTAGTGCCACTCTTCACGAATCCGGGGGATATGATTGTGTTTGCGCATCGGACGTATCACGGTGCATTCCCGAACCAGATTGATGAAATTCGGTTGTCGTGCGCTATCGGTTTCCGGCGGCGTGACCATTCCATTGATATTCCGTGGGAGATCCCGGACGAGGGTAGGCAATTCTTAGCGGATTTACCGCCTCATTTGCACCAATACACACACGGATATACGAGCATTGATGTAGGTTGGCGCGGGTGA
- a CDS encoding NCS2 family permease: MLERLFGLKENNTSLRRELVAGFTNFMTISYIIFVQPSMLSQAGMDYGAVMVATCLSSALATFGMAFFTNYPVVLAPGMGLNAYLVFDVCLGSGVPWQEALGIVFIAGLLFLILSFVGIREAIMNALPSSLQNAIAIGIGLFIAFIGLQMSGIITRDPATFITRGDLDSRPVLLSLFGIAVTLGLIARRVKGAILIGIFASAVANLIFGIASFDGIAASPPSIAPTLFKLKIPNIFDKLELIPVIFVFFAIDMFDSIGTLTAIGYRAELLEEGKLTKARPALITDAASTVGGACLGTSTVTCYIESATGIAEGGRTGLTAVFTGICMLLSLFLYPLVKIVGGGYAITQTAVLYPIIAPALIVVGGLMLRNVSQIDWEDITESIPAFLTMLMMPLSFSITDGIGFGLISLAFLKLVTGRRKEVHPVIYYFALFFIACYIGDL; this comes from the coding sequence ATGCTAGAAAGATTATTCGGGTTAAAAGAAAACAACACTTCGCTGAGACGCGAACTGGTTGCGGGTTTCACGAATTTTATGACGATTTCATACATAATCTTCGTGCAACCCTCCATGCTCTCACAAGCTGGAATGGATTACGGTGCCGTCATGGTCGCGACCTGTCTTTCCAGTGCACTCGCGACATTCGGCATGGCATTTTTTACAAACTATCCTGTTGTATTGGCACCCGGTATGGGGCTTAACGCCTATTTAGTTTTTGACGTTTGCTTGGGTTCAGGCGTACCGTGGCAGGAAGCATTGGGGATCGTTTTCATAGCAGGCTTGTTGTTCCTCATACTCTCATTTGTGGGAATCCGTGAAGCAATCATGAACGCCCTGCCATCATCGCTCCAGAACGCAATTGCTATCGGAATCGGGCTGTTTATTGCCTTCATCGGACTACAAATGAGTGGGATCATTACGAGAGATCCCGCCACATTTATAACCCGCGGTGATCTCGACTCCAGACCCGTACTCCTCTCACTCTTCGGTATTGCCGTAACATTGGGACTCATAGCACGCAGAGTGAAAGGCGCAATTCTGATTGGTATTTTTGCTTCAGCGGTTGCGAACCTCATCTTCGGAATCGCATCGTTTGATGGGATTGCTGCGTCACCGCCATCTATCGCACCGACACTCTTTAAACTAAAAATTCCCAACATTTTCGACAAGTTGGAATTAATTCCGGTCATCTTTGTGTTTTTTGCCATTGACATGTTCGATAGCATCGGCACGCTCACGGCTATCGGTTATAGGGCGGAACTCCTTGAAGAGGGGAAACTCACGAAAGCCCGACCTGCACTTATAACGGATGCAGCAAGTACCGTCGGTGGTGCCTGTCTCGGCACTTCAACTGTGACATGCTACATCGAGAGCGCAACAGGTATCGCCGAAGGTGGACGTACCGGGCTCACCGCTGTCTTTACAGGGATTTGCATGTTGCTGTCCCTCTTTTTATATCCGCTCGTTAAGATTGTTGGCGGTGGATATGCAATCACTCAGACAGCCGTGCTTTATCCGATTATCGCTCCGGCACTCATCGTTGTCGGTGGGTTGATGCTCAGGAACGTCAGCCAGATTGATTGGGAGGACATCACAGAATCGATTCCCGCGTTCCTTACCATGTTGATGATGCCACTCTCCTTCAGCATTACAGACGGCATCGGCTTCGGATTGATTTCATTAGCGTTTCTGAAGTTAGTGACGGGTCGTAGAAAAGAAGTGCATCCTGTCATCTACTACTTCGCACTCTTCTTCATCGCCTGTTACATCGGTGATCTGTAA
- the der gene encoding ribosome biogenesis GTPase Der — METGHPIVAIVGRPNVGKSSLFNRIAGNSQQPAAVSDQQENLFAESGKPKVSKGFRSSRRFAVVHDTPGVTRDRNYADVEWADRPFTIVDTGGLDVDPDDRLIDNVQLQVDAALTEASLVLFVVDARTGIMPHDLIVADKLRAADKPICLVVNKVDSEQFRNEAAEFYRLGLEEPVWTSCVQNDGIRELLDYIVETLPETDETVRNAPAAIKIAIVGRPNVGKSSLINNLLGEERMIVDDRPGTTRDAVNIRIVHDNIPFEVVDTAGMRRKSVINDELESVTVKRAIHSIRQSDVAVLVLDVTQDVAQQDKTIANFIERQGKASILVMNKWDLIVDKDNTTHPEFMDTIDAQLPRLGYVPRVFVSALTGQRVTQILETALEVYREYCTHIPTPALNDLLLELRNAHPPPRVKGARPALKYITQVETKPPTFLIFGRNVHRVQQPYESYLINNIREEFGFHGTPIRIFYRRS, encoded by the coding sequence ATGGAAACCGGACACCCCATTGTTGCGATTGTCGGCAGACCGAATGTCGGGAAATCATCGCTCTTCAATCGAATCGCTGGAAATAGCCAGCAGCCAGCAGCCGTCAGCGATCAACAAGAAAATCTCTTTGCTGAAAGCGGAAAACCGAAGGTTTCCAAAGGTTTCCGTTCCTCGCGTAGATTCGCCGTTGTCCATGATACTCCGGGCGTAACGCGCGATAGGAACTATGCAGATGTAGAATGGGCGGATCGTCCGTTTACTATTGTTGATACGGGTGGTTTGGACGTTGATCCGGATGATCGACTTATTGATAACGTTCAATTACAGGTAGATGCCGCTTTGACTGAAGCGAGCCTTGTGCTTTTCGTTGTTGACGCGCGAACCGGTATCATGCCACACGACCTAATCGTCGCTGACAAACTCAGAGCTGCTGACAAACCGATTTGTCTCGTCGTCAACAAAGTAGATAGCGAGCAATTTCGCAACGAAGCCGCCGAGTTTTATAGGCTTGGTCTGGAAGAACCGGTGTGGACCTCCTGTGTCCAAAACGATGGGATCCGAGAACTGCTTGATTATATCGTGGAAACCCTACCAGAGACTGACGAAACAGTCCGCAACGCACCTGCAGCAATAAAAATTGCGATTGTCGGTAGACCGAATGTCGGAAAATCCTCCCTTATCAATAACCTCTTGGGTGAAGAACGGATGATTGTTGATGACCGACCCGGCACGACGCGTGATGCAGTGAATATACGCATCGTTCACGATAACATCCCTTTTGAAGTTGTCGACACAGCAGGCATGCGACGTAAATCGGTTATCAACGATGAACTTGAATCTGTCACTGTGAAACGTGCAATCCACAGTATTCGCCAAAGCGATGTCGCCGTACTCGTGCTGGATGTAACCCAAGATGTCGCACAGCAGGATAAGACGATCGCCAATTTCATTGAACGGCAGGGGAAAGCCTCGATTTTGGTCATGAATAAATGGGATCTCATCGTCGACAAGGATAACACGACACACCCAGAGTTTATGGATACAATAGATGCCCAACTCCCACGACTCGGCTATGTCCCACGCGTTTTTGTTTCTGCGCTGACGGGGCAACGCGTTACCCAAATATTAGAAACTGCCCTTGAAGTTTACCGTGAGTATTGCACCCATATCCCGACACCAGCACTCAACGACCTGCTTCTGGAGTTACGGAACGCGCACCCGCCTCCGCGCGTTAAGGGAGCGCGACCCGCCCTCAAATACATCACGCAAGTGGAGACAAAACCGCCGACTTTCCTAATCTTTGGACGAAACGTTCATCGCGTGCAGCAGCCGTATGAATCATATCTTATCAACAATATTCGGGAAGAATTTGGATTTCACGGCACACCGATACGGATCTTTTATCGTAGGTCATAA
- a CDS encoding AI-2E family transporter, which produces MSTQNEPNPQQSALSGASILAIISVGLAAGWIAFAYYKGSSAESSRILLLHPIVPILLIVLLIRVYRWIDIRSIVILEILMIAMWIFIRLLGVLTPFILGFGFAYIFRFLWNSFPFKARYQRGIATVLIVIVCGGLLFYTGKQVSKQASQMGSGLLKFYYETALPHAIGETFEAVAISTGEITSPLHEDEITERNEQATETFYLGTNHGVYEIQQDVVDKLPRIGITNGALLGKSIQTLTTGGDVIYAGTQSGLYRYYKALPVADNETIKGAASTQEITPKIWHKVEGTPFDTVSVQATNIPIWDNTQIYIGTQKGLYNSKDSGQTWREVAPEIYAERSIVSIISVVDRNGDRITYVASTDGVTPPLQNAEQTIPPPTVTAVHWYLEDSALEWEPLPSITEEIYALADVDGTSQVSDIELYAGTPNGLYEWHRLGNEWRKAEGAEGTATISLLASAPSGVYAGNATVVRHRATSTAGWKPFATYKEGIIHAYEDQPIVEQVKSYLTERIPTIAQTGSEAIRETFQFAGSVAFGFGGFLATMLFAFIVFVYASQSFDNYFRSFIMLVPERYRETVKTYLREIDKNLQQFLKGQVAVIAIVSVISCIAYSIIGVPFALVIGLLAGICNAIPTFGPFIGGGFAFIAMLMGLAAGDFGLIDFLVRSAVVLGAILGIQTLDNSLISPKIMSSAVDVDPLLIMFAVIVGAAVLGFWGVLLAIPIIVVIKSVIAVSNDRETIGKHP; this is translated from the coding sequence ATGAGCACACAAAACGAACCAAACCCACAGCAATCAGCACTCAGCGGCGCGTCAATTCTCGCGATCATCAGTGTTGGGCTCGCCGCGGGGTGGATAGCATTCGCCTACTACAAAGGATCTTCCGCAGAGAGCAGCCGGATCCTGCTCTTACACCCGATAGTGCCGATACTGTTGATCGTATTGCTTATCCGTGTTTACCGCTGGATCGACATCAGAAGCATCGTCATTCTGGAAATACTGATGATTGCTATGTGGATTTTTATACGTTTGTTAGGTGTGCTAACGCCTTTCATTTTAGGGTTCGGATTTGCTTATATCTTCAGGTTTCTCTGGAATTCTTTCCCCTTCAAAGCGCGCTATCAACGCGGAATCGCAACTGTACTGATTGTGATTGTCTGTGGCGGGCTGCTCTTCTACACTGGAAAACAGGTTAGCAAGCAAGCAAGCCAAATGGGGAGTGGATTGCTGAAGTTTTATTATGAAACTGCGCTGCCGCATGCCATCGGTGAAACCTTTGAGGCAGTTGCTATCAGTACAGGGGAAATAACCTCGCCCCTACATGAGGACGAGATTACAGAAAGAAATGAACAAGCGACAGAAACGTTCTATCTGGGGACGAATCATGGGGTTTATGAAATTCAGCAGGACGTGGTAGACAAGCTTCCTCGTATCGGTATCACGAACGGTGCGCTCCTCGGTAAGTCAATTCAGACGCTTACGACAGGTGGAGATGTTATCTACGCCGGTACCCAAAGTGGGTTGTATAGGTATTATAAAGCACTTCCTGTTGCGGACAATGAGACAATCAAGGGTGCCGCGAGCACTCAAGAGATCACACCGAAAATCTGGCACAAAGTAGAAGGCACCCCCTTTGATACTGTTTCTGTCCAAGCTACCAACATTCCAATTTGGGATAACACCCAAATCTACATCGGAACCCAAAAAGGACTTTACAATAGTAAAGATTCAGGACAAACGTGGCGTGAAGTTGCCCCTGAAATTTATGCCGAAAGATCCATCGTCAGTATCATCTCTGTTGTGGATAGAAACGGTGATAGAATAACGTATGTCGCCAGTACGGATGGGGTTACCCCGCCCCTACAAAACGCAGAGCAAACGATTCCTCCACCTACAGTCACAGCAGTGCATTGGTATCTGGAAGACTCTGCTCTCGAATGGGAACCACTTCCCTCAATAACAGAAGAAATTTATGCCCTTGCAGATGTAGATGGCACCTCACAGGTGTCCGATATTGAATTATACGCTGGTACCCCCAATGGCCTCTATGAATGGCATCGTCTCGGAAACGAATGGAGAAAGGCGGAAGGCGCAGAGGGGACGGCGACAATTTCGCTGTTAGCCTCGGCACCTTCCGGTGTATACGCCGGTAATGCGACTGTCGTCCGGCATCGCGCAACATCCACAGCCGGATGGAAACCCTTTGCGACATATAAAGAAGGCATCATCCACGCTTACGAGGACCAACCTATCGTTGAACAGGTAAAATCATATTTGACGGAAAGAATACCAACAATTGCGCAAACTGGTAGCGAGGCTATCAGGGAAACGTTTCAATTCGCCGGTTCGGTCGCCTTTGGGTTCGGTGGATTTCTCGCCACAATGTTGTTCGCCTTCATCGTGTTTGTCTACGCGAGTCAGTCGTTTGATAACTATTTCCGCAGTTTCATCATGCTGGTGCCTGAACGCTATCGGGAAACTGTCAAGACCTATCTACGCGAAATTGATAAAAATCTTCAACAATTCTTAAAAGGGCAAGTCGCCGTGATTGCGATTGTGTCCGTGATTTCCTGCATCGCATACAGCATTATCGGGGTGCCGTTCGCTTTGGTTATCGGGTTGCTCGCGGGTATCTGTAATGCGATACCGACCTTTGGTCCCTTTATCGGTGGCGGTTTCGCCTTTATAGCGATGCTGATGGGACTCGCAGCTGGAGATTTCGGCTTAATTGACTTCCTTGTTCGTAGTGCTGTTGTGTTAGGTGCCATCCTCGGTATCCAGACGCTTGACAACTCGCTTATCTCTCCCAAAATCATGAGTTCTGCTGTTGATGTGGATCCATTACTGATTATGTTCGCCGTGATTGTCGGGGCAGCCGTACTCGGTTTTTGGGGGGTTTTGCTTGCAATTCCTATCATTGTTGTGATAAAATCGGTTATCGCTGTTTCCAACGACAGAGAGACAATTGGAAAACACCCGTAA
- a CDS encoding helix-turn-helix domain-containing protein, translated as MNAIKTIMETADLKQRITHGENTTTEFKENFDQEAIETTAAFANTDGGTILIGVSDKQEIKGITIGKETLRNWSNQILQATEPRVVIEIKSVAVEGKSVLLIHIAKSSIKPVAVRGRCYKRVGNSNRVMSPQEITQMHLNATGQTWDRLLAANAGSDDIDPKKVEWYLTRREEVRNVASPQDMGVIELLRNIKGGNGEGTPTHAGILFFGNYPQRFLQNSQLRIVRFKGTSVTHPVIDRLDCSGALWEMVDTAEEFIRKNIRLLSFRTSRSFQRDDKFEYPLKALREAIINALIHRNYQKHSDVRVFIFDTRVEIINPGTFPEGVSPDAPAHEPVNPTLSQFMYDIGFIERYGSGIKMMKRLSKEWGNKAPRYEFHPLETKIIFDSPIQESTFIEIDDISEQLNERQKNAFFYVQRHGQIATKEYVAINSVSRQTAYAELSDLTNKGLLTTIGKGRATKYVRKVTD; from the coding sequence TTGAACGCTATCAAAACTATTATGGAAACCGCTGATCTCAAACAACGCATTACACACGGAGAAAATACTACGACCGAATTCAAAGAGAACTTCGATCAGGAAGCGATTGAGACTACCGCTGCATTTGCGAATACCGACGGCGGCACGATTCTCATTGGTGTATCTGACAAACAGGAAATCAAAGGAATTACCATTGGGAAAGAGACGCTAAGAAACTGGTCAAACCAAATCCTTCAAGCGACTGAGCCGCGCGTAGTTATAGAAATTAAGTCAGTCGCGGTAGAAGGGAAATCGGTGCTGTTGATACATATCGCGAAATCCTCTATAAAACCTGTTGCTGTTAGGGGAAGATGCTATAAGCGGGTTGGGAATAGTAACCGTGTCATGTCCCCACAAGAAATTACCCAGATGCACCTCAACGCCACTGGACAAACTTGGGATAGGCTCTTAGCCGCGAACGCCGGAAGTGATGATATAGACCCGAAAAAAGTGGAGTGGTACTTAACTCGGCGTGAAGAGGTCCGGAACGTTGCAAGCCCCCAAGATATGGGTGTGATAGAATTATTGAGAAACATTAAAGGAGGTAACGGAGAAGGAACACCAACTCATGCCGGTATTCTTTTCTTCGGTAATTACCCTCAAAGATTTCTCCAAAATTCTCAGCTCCGGATTGTTAGATTTAAAGGGACATCTGTCACCCATCCTGTCATTGATCGATTGGATTGCTCTGGGGCACTCTGGGAAATGGTCGATACCGCCGAGGAATTCATCAGAAAAAATATTAGACTCCTCAGTTTTCGGACCTCAAGGAGTTTCCAACGAGACGATAAGTTTGAGTATCCGCTGAAGGCACTGCGAGAGGCGATTATCAATGCCTTAATTCACCGCAACTATCAAAAACACTCGGATGTCCGAGTCTTTATATTTGATACCCGCGTTGAGATCATTAATCCCGGTACTTTTCCAGAAGGTGTCAGTCCGGACGCGCCAGCCCATGAACCGGTAAATCCCACCTTAAGCCAATTCATGTACGATATTGGCTTCATTGAACGTTATGGCTCTGGCATCAAAATGATGAAGAGACTATCTAAGGAATGGGGAAACAAAGCACCGCGTTATGAGTTTCACCCATTAGAGACCAAAATTATCTTTGATTCCCCGATTCAAGAGAGCACTTTTATAGAGATTGACGACATTTCAGAGCAATTGAACGAACGTCAAAAAAACGCTTTCTTCTATGTACAAAGACACGGGCAAATTGCGACAAAGGAATATGTAGCGATCAACAGTGTCTCGCGTCAGACTGCCTATGCCGAACTATCGGATTTGACCAACAAAGGTTTACTCACTACGATAGGAAAGGGAAGAGCAACCAAGTACGTCCGAAAAGTAACTGATTAA
- a CDS encoding ABC transporter substrate-binding protein produces the protein MIRKRNPIALRYRVVSGILASFFLMAVFFSGCQRIQQIVAPTDSEAPDNKVIVKIGFLYSPPDPGTTRNGAELAVALANEAGGINGLPIELLIRDDKRDPALSVQYAEELINAGVSAIVGPDYSVLAMDVGEVVQEHGIPMVTTYPTNPKVPESGNFSFMGAFTDPYQADVMAGFAVRELGAKTAAVLTEMGNAYSEGLTDVFIEEFTAQGGTIEVDLFYEAGTTDFTEQLMAIAAVEPAIDVVFLPGLGTEFLLAVKQARATDINIPAIFLGGDGWDRPDLVEIAGVAAEGSFFANHFSAGGTPEQLGKEASQFIADYTSRFGIAPDGPASLGYDAANIIIEAMKRAPNLPPAAIRDQIQATQNYNGATVLSHFDENRHAIKSAVINTVKDGRIQLHKAIAP, from the coding sequence ATGATACGCAAGCGGAACCCAATAGCACTCAGATACCGTGTGGTTTCAGGGATTCTGGCATCATTTTTCTTGATGGCTGTTTTCTTTTCAGGCTGCCAACGAATTCAACAAATTGTTGCACCAACGGATTCAGAGGCACCAGACAACAAGGTTATTGTCAAAATAGGTTTTTTATATAGCCCACCCGACCCGGGGACGACTCGGAACGGAGCGGAACTGGCTGTCGCACTCGCGAACGAGGCTGGCGGAATTAATGGGCTACCGATAGAACTCCTCATTCGGGATGATAAAAGAGACCCAGCACTCAGCGTCCAATACGCAGAGGAACTAATTAATGCTGGTGTATCCGCAATCGTGGGACCGGACTACTCTGTTCTGGCAATGGACGTAGGGGAGGTTGTCCAAGAACACGGAATTCCCATGGTGACAACCTATCCGACGAACCCGAAGGTTCCTGAAAGCGGGAATTTTTCGTTTATGGGAGCGTTCACCGACCCATATCAAGCCGATGTGATGGCTGGTTTCGCTGTTCGGGAATTAGGCGCGAAAACAGCCGCAGTGCTTACAGAAATGGGTAATGCTTACTCGGAAGGGTTGACGGATGTTTTCATTGAAGAATTCACTGCTCAGGGTGGGACAATTGAAGTTGATCTATTTTACGAGGCAGGTACCACAGATTTTACCGAGCAATTGATGGCAATTGCAGCAGTGGAACCGGCTATCGATGTTGTCTTTCTACCCGGCTTGGGCACCGAATTCTTGTTAGCTGTGAAACAGGCGAGGGCTACCGATATTAATATCCCCGCAATTTTCCTCGGGGGCGATGGCTGGGATAGACCCGATCTCGTTGAAATTGCTGGGGTAGCAGCTGAAGGCAGTTTCTTTGCGAACCACTTTTCAGCCGGAGGTACCCCAGAACAGTTAGGAAAAGAGGCGAGCCAATTTATTGCGGACTATACCTCACGGTTTGGCATTGCACCTGACGGGCCCGCATCGCTCGGATATGATGCAGCGAACATTATCATTGAAGCGATGAAACGTGCACCTAATCTGCCCCCCGCGGCAATTCGAGACCAAATTCAAGCGACTCAGAACTACAATGGAGCTACAGTTCTGTCGCATTTTGATGAAAATCGGCATGCAATTAAAAGTGCTGTCATCAACACCGTCAAAGATGGAAGGATACAACTTCACAAAGCGATCGCACCCTAA